tctcctgcctccccttACCCTTTTAGCCTTCGCTGTGGTGGCAGCACTGTCCGGGGTGTCCGTGGTGGTGATGaactctgcaggcagaggaaggaaggtgttggggagggggcagtggCTGGCaggtttctgtgtttctgtggctTTTGTGGGGTATTTCAGcaaggaggggctgggctggggtcagTCACTCACCATCCCCTCCCATGGGGGTCTCCTGGCTCTCCTTCACACTGTTGCTGGCACTGAAGTCCCTCACGCTCTCAAAGTCTGACATGCTGATGTTGGTCCTGTAGCTCCCCACGGACACCAGGTCTGgtgagagggaggaggaaaacccCTCAGGTCTTGCTCAGAGTGGGTGGGAGCAGGTTAAGAGCCAAACCCTCAGTGCCAGGTGATGCTGTGGCACAATGGGCAaagcccagggagggctgggctgtcTCAGCCTGGGCCCTCTGGGGGTTGGAGCTCTCTGGATGGGTCAGAGCAGGGAATTGGAGCTCTCTGGATGGGTCAGTGTGAGGAGCAGGGGGTTGGAGTTGTCTGGATGGGTCAGAGCAGGAGGTTGGAGCTCTCTGGATGGGTCAGAGCAGGGGTTGGAGCTCTCTGGATGGGTAAGAGCAAGGGTTGGAGCTCTCTGGATGGGGTCAGTTGGAGCTCTCTGGATGGGTCAGAGCAGGGAATTGGAGCTCTCTGGATGGGTCAGAGCAGGAGGTTGGAGCTCTCTGGATGggtcagagcaggagctggagctctctGGATGGGTCGGAGCAGGGAATTGGAGCTCTCTGGATGGGTCAGAGCAGGGAATTGGAGCTCTCTGGATGGGTCAGAGCAGGGAATTGGAGCTCTCTGGATGGGTCAGAGCAGGGAATTGGAGCTCTCTGGATGGGtaagagcaggagctggagctctctGGATGGGTCAGAGCAGAGGTTGGAGTTCTCtggaaggggcagagcagggaattgGAGCTCTCTGGATGGGGTCAGTTGGAGCTCTCTGGATGGGTCAGAGCAGGGAATTGGAGCTCTCTGGATGGGGTCAGTTGGAGCTCTCTGGATGGGTCACAGGAGTAGCAGGGACCTTCCTGCCCATCCTGGTGTGGTaccaggagagcagctcagcccagcaccttTAACtcaatgctgctgctgtttcttgaGAGCCCAGAGAGGCAGGGACTCACCAGATCTCTTCAGCTGCCTGTATTTGACAATGGCAAAAGCTGTCACGACGATCAGGATCAGGCCAGCAAGAGGGCCCAGCACTAAGGCCAGAGTGTGGGAGCCATGGCTCTCATCAGAGCTGGAATTGAGGGAGAGAGATCTCACTGAGAGTGATGCACGTGAAAATCCAGCAGGCTAAATCTGGGTGGGATGGTAATTCTGAGTGAGCATGGTGCAATTCAATCAGTGAACTGGATTCTAGCacacagaataaaacaaaacccaaataaaaatacaggcTTGAGGTTGGGCTGAAAGAGCTGCATGAGCAGCTGGGTTATAAAAACGTGAAGGAAAATTCTCTAATATTAACAGAAGCACTTTGTACCTGGAATCTCTAATAATTTCCTTCTGATAGTCTTTTCTTGAATTGCAGATTAATTGTGAGTCATCTTGCCCTTTGCTGTCACTTTTTATCTCTGACATTTAGAGCAGAGTTCTTTGGGGACAAGATCTTTTTGTGTGTTGCTAAACAACACACACAGGGTGCACCAACACAACGGGCTCACACAAACCCCACGAGAATGGTGAAAGGCAGGGGATGGAGAGAACCAACCTTTCTGGGGCAGCTCCTTTCCGCACCTCAGCACCGCTGCCGGCTCCTCCcgggggagcagctccagggccacGGCTGGAACCAACACCCAGGAACTCTGGGCTGAGCTTGGCATctctccctgtgtgcccagggaaggaggggggttagagagcagcagcaccagagctggACACAAAAACTGCTGGGGTGTCTTGGGTGGAGATGGGGCTGCTCTTGGGGGTTTTGGCTTTCCAGAGAGGCTCTTCAGAAGGGAGGTTCAAGGCCTGAAATGCTCTCACACCAAATAATTTACTGTGAAAATCTCAAGGACGATCTCTGCAATGAAGTTTTGAAAAATTCTTGCACTCCTAAGTTCTGCATCCAATATTTCCAGATCATACTTTGCCTCCCTGGCTCTTTGCCCACCAAAAGCCATGACATGGGGCTGTGCTACCCTGTTTTCATTTTGGCCATCACCCACTCAGGATGGGGAAATATCCGATAGCCAGGgctctcttccttctctgcttctAACAATAGTCCTCCCCCAAAACCTTTTCAATTCCAAAATACTCCACTGATCTGAGACTAAGCCCCTTGCTGTTGTGtcagcctctcctgcccctTCCAGGTTCCACGTTTATTAAGATAAGAAGTTCCCGGGAGCAAAGTCTCTGAACTTGATCAGTTCTTCACCTGAAAGGTGCCAAATGTTGTCAAAACtacataaatatattataaaataaataaaatattttaaaattattatggtattatatattatattattaattaataatatttaataatatcAGTAAATAGTATTAAATAATAGCATAATAATATGTATgtataattaaatattaaacgaaataaatatattataaattaaatataatattatatcatattattaTAAAATGATAATAGCAATAATTATTATTCAATAGTAACATAATATATTATTCAATAATAACATAAtacttatatattttaataaaaaactaaataaatagattataaaataagtaaaataatataatattagatattatattattatagaataataattattattaaataataacataatatataatgatcaaattataattatatattatttgttataattatttttatataacatatatattatataataatatatttattatcgAATTAATACAAcaatataataattattatatcTAATTATATAGAAGaatataatattatttaataaaataaaaaatctgaaaatattacACTGCAGCAGGAACAATTAATCAGCACGGGGTTAAAAGCACAATTGCCATAGAAAGAGGTGAGTTTTAGACTGAAAGAAGTTTTTTACGACTGGGAAGTCAAAAGGGAGAGACGAAAGCCCTGAACACAAACGGTGCGAGGCCGGGAGGTGCCGGCGCTTCTgctttgagctgctgcagcctaGCGGCGATGGAGAGCGGACAGCAAACCCTGCCCGCAGCTCACCCGCGCTCACCCGCGCTCACCCGCGCTCACCCGCGCTCACCCGAGCTCACCTGCAGCTCACCTGCAGCTCACCCGCGCTCACCCGCGCTCACCCGCACCTCACCCGCGCTCACCCGCGCTCACCCGCACCTCACCCGCGCTCACCTGCAGCTCACCTGCGCTCACCCgcagctcacctgtgctcacccgCGCTCACCCGCGCTCACCCGCACCTCACCCGCGCTCACCCGCGCTCACCCGAGCTCACCTGCGCTCACCCGAGCTCACCAGCAGCTCACCTGCGCTTCACCCCGCACCTCACCCGCGCTCACCCGCAGCTCACCCGAGCTCACCCGAGCTCACCCGAGCTCACTCGCACCTCACTCGCACCTCACCCGCAGCTCACCCGAGCTCACCTGCGCTCACCCGCGCCTCACCCGCGCCTCACCCGCGCCTCACCCGCGCCTCACCCGCACCTCACCCGCGCTCACCCGCAGCTCACCCGCGCTCACCCGCGCTCACCCGCAGCTCACCCGCGCTCACCCGAGCTCACCCGCAGCTCACCCGAGCTCACCCGCACCTCACCCGAGCTCACCCGCGCCTCACCCGCAGCTCACCCGCACCTCACCCGCAGCTCACCCGCAGCTCACCCGCGCTCACCCGCACCTCACCCGCTCTCACCCGCGCTCACCCGCAGCTCACCCGCAGCTCACCCGCAGCTCACCCGCAGCTCACCCGCAGCTCACCCGAGCTCACCCGCAGCTCACGTGCGCTCACCTGCAGCTCACCCGCTCTCACCCGCTCTCACCCGCAGCTCACCCGAGCTCACCCGAGCTCACCTGCGCTCACCCGCAGCTCCACGGCCATGGTCTCCCCGAAGACCCCGTTGCGCTTCACCCCGCACCAGTACCAGCCTTCATCTTCCTCCCTCAGCGCGTCCAGGCTCAGCACGAGTGTCCTGGCGGAGCGGTCACAGCCGTCCCCCGGCTGCGGCagccccggctgctgagccgGCAGCATGGCACAGCCCGTGCTGCTCCAGCGGCACCAGAACTTCTCGTAGGAGGAGTAGGCGCAGGGGTAACAGCAGGTCAAATTCACCCGCGAGCCCGCCTGAGCCTCCACCTTCTTCTTCCCCGTCAGCGCCGGTTCTCCTGCGGGGGCAaacaggacagcagggctggggaggcgCTCGGGGGgcgctggtgctgctgggggtgaATAAAGCCCCCTGGAGGGGACAGCCCCCTTGGGACAGAGTGCTGTGGCCACatctcccagggcaggggcctctctcctgcctccccttACCCTTTTTGCCTTCGTTGTGTTGGCAGCACTTTCCAGCCTGGAAGGAAAGGGCTCCTTGTGTTGCTAAATTACCATGAAAGATGCTGTTTAAGGTTCTCTTTGCAATAGATGATATCTATAAGTTCGTGCTGAGGCTACAGTAATCTCACCTGATGAAAATCCTGGCatgtcactgacatgttctatgaaaaatcctttccttaggatttttttcctcctgagaagctgagaggcctcaggaacaagcTGTAagcaatgattatctgctgctgtgggatgcagcaggtgggtctgggattggtctcacctggttgtttttaattaatggccaatcccagcccagctgtccagactgtctgggtcacagacaaacctttgttattcattccttttctattcttagccagccttctgctgaaatcctttcttctgttcttttagtatagttttaatatcatatatatcataaaataataaaccaagccttctgaacatggagtcacctttctcttccctcatcctaaaaCCCCTCTGAACATTGCCACACTGGCACACCAAAGGAGGGTCCTGGGAAACTCCCCCTGGTGAGATTACAGCAATATGCACCAAGATCCTAGCCTGAATATTCATCTCCAGAAATGTTGATTCCAGAGGATTATTCATCTGACCAAACCCCAGCAATATGCACTCGATATGCATCATTGATAAGGTAAATCTGTGTCTCCCAGAACCTTTATTGCAGAAGTTTGGGAAACTTTCAGCAAGAGCGAtagcacaaaaggaaaaactacACTAATATGCTGAAAGGATAAAATcaacaaaaagaaagcagaaaacccttcccagcagccCTTGAAGCTTAGAAATGTATAAGAAGCCTTTGTGAGAGCTGTGTCTTTGTGATGCACAGAGGTGAGGAGCCAGagtgccctccctgcctcacCCGACGCTGTTAGCCTGGGTCAGAGCCCATCTGATCTTTGTTTGTGGCCTCTTTTCAATTGAATTTTAGTTATGGAATAAATTCTCCTTATTAATCAAATTGGCTAATTCATTTAGAACATCTTCCTGTAAGGCTTAAGAAATATTTCATGAGAATTTTCTGCATTCCCACAAAAATGAACCTGTCTCAGTTTCAAAGCTGCTGGGGTGAGCTCAGGCTCGGAGATCACATCCCTTCCCAAAAAGCCACATCCCTTCCCAAAAAGCCATATCACTTCCCAAAAAGCCACATTCCTTCCCAAAAAGCCACATCCCTTCCCAAAAAGCCACATCCTTTCCCAAAAAGCCAGACTGCTCCCTCGGGGTGGTTCTGTGCCTCctgagcaggcagagagctgccagggcaCGGCCCTTACCTGGCACCACCGTCAGCTCTGTCGATgactgctgctccctcagctcgTTGGACATGCACCAGTAACTGCCTTTGTCCTTGTCCCTCAGCTGGTTCAGGACGATGGTGACAGTTTTGTTTTCGGGGTTCTCGAACGCGGCCACTCTTCCTTCGTAGGTGTCCTCCACCCGCCCAGTGCTGTCTATGATTCTCACACAATGCCTGCCTTTCTGCTTGCACCAGAACCTCGTGGAGGAATTTAGCAGAGGCTCATAGAGGCACTCGAAGGTTGCTGAACTTCCAGTTTTTGCAGTGATGTTGGTCTTTAAGTGAGGGAAATTTTTGTCTGTTGGTAAGAATGAAATGAGCAGTTATAAGAGTCTCACTTGTGTCCACGGGGCACCTTCCAAAGGAAATCAACATGATCAGATCAAACAAAGCTGCTGTGGCTAAAGGGAGGCCAGGTAAAGCTCAGGGGTGCAAACAGCAGAGATTGTCCTGGCACTGGTGGGAATTCATCCTGAAGGGTCAGTCAGGCCTTGCTTTTTCCCAAATTCACTGAGCATTGTTGGCTTTGTGGACAGATATCCCAAAGCTTTGCTCCCTTTGCTAGAGGGACCATCTACATCTGTCAGCTTGAGATTTAAGGAGCTGGGGGCTTGAAGAGACAGCTTGCTTGCCTCAGACTGGGGGGATGgaatttgtctcctggagttttGGGCTGGGGAACAGAGCTACCCACTTCTGGGAAGGTGAAGTCTGGATACAAGCTTCATTTAGTGATGGTTTAGTACATTACAGGTAGTTAAATGTATAGAAATAAGTATATAGATGAGAGAATAGGATAACAGCAAAGAGAAATTCAAGTTCTTGCTAAataaagcagcagtgctgctgatgCTTCTGAGaagcaggagagaggaaggggaaaacaccctgggagcagctcaccCTCGTAGACAAACACGTCCAGCTCCTTGCTCGTGCTGTCCTTCCCATATTCACCAGCCCCACAGTAGTACAAGCCTGCATCTTCCCAGTCCATCCGAGTCATGGTGACACGGAACGAGCCTGGAGGGTTCTCAAACGTCAGCTGAAGTCTCCCTGTGGGATCTTCGTCCTGGTAGCTGTCGATAATGTTCCGGCAGCCGTCCTTCTCCTTCTTGCACAGGTATTTCCTCATCTCGGCCGTGCCCtccccaaagctgcagctcaCGGTCCAGGTGCTGCGCAGCTTCACGTAGAAGAGCTCAGCATCCTCAGGAACAGGTGGGGCTGTGCACAGAGACACCCAGGGCGTGACAGGAACCCTCCCTGAAAGCCCCTGCAGCTCTCACACAGCGGGCAGGCCAGCGGTGGAGCTTTGCTTaagagggagagggggaaaccTCAAAGAAATTGGTATTTTAGGGAGTAAAATATTGGTAAAACACcaagaaaatggtattttagGGTGTAAAATATTGgtaaaataccaagaaaaaaactcaaaaaaaatggtattttaggGAGTAAAATATTGgtaaaataccaagaaaaaaactcaaagaaaaggtattttaggGAGTAAAATATTGGTAAAATATcaagaaaatggtattttagGGAGTAAAATATTGGTAAAATACCAAGAAAATGGTATTTGAGGGAGCCCTAATATTGgtaaaataccaagaaaaaaaaactcaaagaaaTTGGTATTTTAGGGAGTAAAATATTGGTAAAATACCAAGAAAGTGGTATTTGAAGGAGCCCTAATATTGGTAAAataccaaggaaaaaaactcaaagaaaTTGGTATTTTAGGGAGTAAAATGCTGGTAAAATACCAAGATAATGGTATTTGAAGGAGCCCTAATATTGgtaaaataccaagaaaaaaactcaaagaaaTTGGTATTTTAGGGAGTAAAATGCTGGTAAAATACCAAGAAAGTGGTATTTGAAGGAGCCCTAATATTGGTAAAataccaaggaaaaaaactcaaagaaaTTGGTATTTTAGGGAGTGAAATATTGGTAAAATACCAAGAAAATGGTATTTGAGGGAGCCCTAATATTGgtaaaataccaagaaaaaaaaactcaaagaaaTTGGTATTTTAGGGAGTAAAATGCTGGTAAAATACCAAGAAAGTGGTATTTTAGGGAGTAAATATTGGTAAAATACCATGAAAATGGTATTTGAGGGAGTCCTAATATTggtaaaatacaaagaaaatgcaattttaggGAGTCTTAATATTGGTAAAATACCATGAAAATGGTATTTGAGGGATCCCTAATATTGgtaaaataccaagaaaaaaactcaaagaaaatggtattttagGGAGTCCTAATATTGGTAAAATTACTAACTGATAAATTACCAATTGGTAAAATACCAAGACAATGGTATTTGAGGGAGTCCTAATATTggtaaaatacaaagaaaatgctattttaGGGAGTCTTAATATTGGTAAAATACCAAGAAAATGGTATTTGAGGGAGTCCCAAGGGTGCAATTACTTAAGAGGGAGTGGGGGAAAAACTCCAAGAAAATGGTATTTGAGGGAGACCTAATATTGGTAGAATAccaagaaaaatgtattttacgGAGTCCTAATATtggtaaaatacaaaaaaaaaatggtatttgAGGGAATCCCAAGGGTGTAATTACTTATGTTTaagagggagagggggaaaaactCAAAGGAAATGGTATTTGAGTGAGTCTTAACATTGGTAAAATACCAAGAAAATGCTATTTTAGGGAGTCCAAATATTGGTAAAATACCATTGAGGGTGTCCTAATATTggtaaaatacaaagaaaatgctattttaGGGAGTCTTAATATTGGCAAAATACCATTGAGGGCGTCCTAATATTGGTAAAATACCAAGGAAATGGTATTTGAGGGAGTCCTAATATTGGTAAAATTACCAATTGGTAAAATACCAAGAAAATGGTATATTAGTGAGTCCTAAGGGTGTAATTACTTATGTTTaagagggagagggggaaaaactCAAAGAAAATGGTATTTGAGTGAGTCTTAATATTGGTAAAATACCAAGAAAATGCTATTTTAGGGAGTCTTAATATTGGTAAAATACCATTGAGGGTGTCCTAATATTggtaaaatacaaagaaaatgctattttaGGGAGTCTTAATATTGGTAAAATACCATTGAGGGTGTCCTAATATTGGTAAAATACCAAGAAAATGCTATTTTAGGGAGTCTTAATATTGGCAAAATACCAAGGAAATGGTATTTGAGGGAGTCCTAGTATTGGtataaaaccaagaaaatgGTATTTTGGGTAGTTCTAATATTGGTAAAATACcaagaaaatggtattttagGGAGTCTTAATACTGGTAAAATACCATTGAGGGAGTCCAAATATTGGCAAAATACCAAGGAAATGGTATTTGAGGGAGTCCTAATATTGGTAAAATTACCAATTGGTAAAATACCAAGAAAATGGTATATTAGTGAGTCCTAAGGGTGTAATTACTTATGTTTaagagggagagggggaaaaactCAAAGGAAATGGTATTTGAGTGAGTCTTAATATTGGTAAAATACCAAGAAAATGCTATTTTAGGGAGTCTTAATATTGGTAAAATACCATTGAGGGTGTCCTAATATTggtaaaatacaaagaaaatgctattttaGGGAGTCTTAATATTGGCAAAATACCAAGGAAATGGTATT
This region of Haemorhous mexicanus isolate bHaeMex1 chromosome 25, bHaeMex1.pri, whole genome shotgun sequence genomic DNA includes:
- the PIGR gene encoding polymeric immunoglobulin receptor, whose translation is MTLLAFLLLLTVVPAGSARSRHPPKAAISSPVFGPRQVHGVRGGSVTVRCFYPPTPLNRHDRKYWCRQRGSGCLTVVSSDFVAAAYQGRVTLTDHPEQEHFQVHISELEPGDAGTFQCGLGVNGRGLSFRVTLSVAEAPPVPEDAELFYVKLRSTWTVSCSFGEGTAEMRKYLCKKEKDGCRNIIDSYQDEDPTGRLQLTFENPPGSFRVTMTRMDWEDAGLYYCGAGEYGKDSTSKELDVFVYEDKNFPHLKTNITAKTGSSATFECLYEPLLNSSTRFWCKQKGRHCVRIIDSTGRVEDTYEGRVAAFENPENKTVTIVLNQLRDKDKGSYWCMSNELREQQSSTELTVVPGEPALTGKKKVEAQAGSRVNLTCCYPCAYSSYEKFWCRWSSTGCAMLPAQQPGLPQPGDGCDRSARTLVLSLDALREEDEGWYWCGVKRNGVFGETMAVELRVSAGRDAKLSPEFLGVGSSRGPGAAPPGGAGSGAEVRKGAAPESSDESHGSHTLALVLGPLAGLILIVVTAFAIVKYRQLKRSDLVSVGSYRTNISMSDFESVRDFSASNSVKESQETPMGGDEFITTTDTPDSAATTAKAKRSSKEDADLAYSSFLATSSGITQASSGGDSAVLDVSPPQDRV